One genomic segment of Oreochromis aureus strain Israel breed Guangdong linkage group 9, ZZ_aureus, whole genome shotgun sequence includes these proteins:
- the LOC120441954 gene encoding B-cell receptor CD22-like, with product MVTVGMLLIVLFVPAALADCPDDAALFITASKKLEALSGSCLQIPCSFRPKEEQRFNSTRKTFGVWIKNNSDITKIKNNVIFNSNGAVSIYPMSITGNLSQRDCTTLFSNLTTNYTDTYFFRVESETLKSTAACDPLQITVRDSPWRPNITIPGDLKEKESVTITCSALTPCPHSPPQLTWNLQQDSHNKIEENTDGSFTTKIQQTITLSDTHDGKKISCSARYPVNQGKDTKTAETEETLSVSYAPKDTSASIRPSGLVSAGSWVNLTCSSRAKPPVSSFTWFKKSRDGAVKVSEGEIYSFNVTDGGVYYCVATNDLGNQTSAEINVTEGGNLVGVYTIVKTVGIIMLVSTLMVFVCWFRSRHSNSPETEICQMSRVTSQHIN from the exons ATGGTGACAGTCGGCATGTTGCTGATTGTCCTCTTTGTTCCAG CTGCTTTGGCTGATTGTCCTGATGATGCAGCACTCTTTATAACTGCATCAAAGAAGCTGGAAGCACTGAGTGGATCTTGTTTGCAAATCCCATGTAGCTTCAGACCCAAAGAAGAACAGAGATTTAACAGCACAAGAAAAACCTTTGGAGTGTGGATTAAAAACAATTCTGATATtaccaaaatcaaaaacaatgtGATCTTCAACAGTAATGGAGCAGTTAGCATCTATCCAATGAGTATTACTGGGAACCTGAGTCAGAGAGACTGCACCACTCTGTTTTCTAATTTAACCACAAACTACACAGACACATACTTCTTCAGAGTAGAGAGTGAAACATTGAAGTCAACAGCTGCTTGTGATCCTCTTCAAATAACAGTCAGAG ATTCTCCTTGGAGGCCCAATATTACAATCCCAGGTGATCTGAAGGAGAAGGAGTCTGTCACTATaacctgctcagctctcactccCTGTCCACACTCCCCTCCTCAACTCACCTGGAATCTCCAACAAGACTCTCACAACAAAAtagaggaaaacacagatggAAGCTTTACAACTAAAATCCAGCAGACCATCACTCTGTCagacacacatgatggaaagaagatcagctgctctgccagatATCCTGTGAACCAAGGAAAAGACACcaagacagcagagacagaagagacTCTCAGTGTTTCAT atgCTCCTAAAGACACCTCAGCATCCATCAGGCCATCAGGTTTGGTGTCAGCAGGCAGCTGGGTGAACCTGACCTGCTCCAGCAGAGCCAAACCTCCAGTCAGCAGCTTCACCTGGTTCAAGAAGAGCAGAGATGGAGCTGTGAAAGTATCTGAAGGAGAGATTTACAGCTTCAATGTAACAGATGGAggagtttattactgtgtggcCACTAATGATCTGGGTAATCAGACATCAGCAGAGATTAATGTGACTGAAG GTGGAAACCTGGTTGGTGTCTACACTATAGTGAAGACTGTGGGAATCATAATGCTCGTGAGCACACTGATGGTTTTTGTGTG CTGGTTCAGATCCAGACACTCCAACAGTCCAGAAACTGAAATCTGTCAGATGAGCAGAGTCACATCACAACACATCAACTGA